A window of the Gossypium hirsutum isolate 1008001.06 chromosome A05, Gossypium_hirsutum_v2.1, whole genome shotgun sequence genome harbors these coding sequences:
- the LOC107957157 gene encoding protein TONNEAU 1a — protein sequence MDDYTREMMDLKTLVTRTLEKKGVLAKIRAELRASVFEAIEEEDRVIEKEEGLPPALLRSCNDHAKRLHASPLGRLLTALICEYLDWAQLNHTLKVYLPECNLQKDSWKAELEDFSGKSGYDLNRNGNSGPVLLDVLEGFLKFDNISQARGTGRRLQETEPSSSLESRNTRRPSSSTVSVGLPPLGRPAPVSHSSDRRAGSSVSGYRKDEYSWRYDDDTPEDVIRASTALENLQLDRKARNLSTSWRHASDGMSEDDGRADHM from the exons ATGGATGATTACACGAGAGAAATGATGGATTTGAAAACCCTAGTTACACGAACCCTTGAGAAGAAAGGGGTTCTAGCTAAGATCCGG GCTGAACTTAGAGCAAGTGTCTTTGAAGCAATAGAAGAGGAAGATCGAGTCATTGAAAAAGAAGAAGGTTTACCTCCTGCATTATTGAGAAGTTGCAATGATCATGCTAAACGACTTCATGCTTCTCCTTTGG GAAGACTTTTAACCGCACTAATATGCGAGTACTTAGACTGGGCGCAACTAAATCACACACTAAAAGTTTATCTGCCAGAATGTAATTTG CAAAAGGATTCTTGGAAAGCTGAGTTGGAAGACTTCAGTGGCAAAAGTGGTTATGATCTCAACAGAAATGGGAATAGTGGACCTGTGCTTTTGGATGTTCTTGAAGGCTTCTTGAAGTTTGAC AACATATCACAAGCTAGGGGAACTGGAAGGAGACTACAAGAAACTGAGCCCTCATCTAGTTTAGAGTCTCGAAACACAAGAAGACCCTCGTCATCAACTGTTTCTGTTGGCTTACCCCCATTAGGGAG GCCAGCTCCTGTTTCGCATTCATCTG ACAGGAGAGCGGGATCCTCTGTGTCCGGTTACAGGAAAGACGAGTACAGTTGGAGGTATGATGATGATACCCCAGAAGATGTGATTCGAGCTTCAACTGCCTTGGAAAATCTTCAATTGGACAGAAAGGCCCGGAATCTTAGTACTTCTTGGCG GCATGCCAGTGATGGAATGAGTGAGGATGATGGCAGGGCCGATCATATGTAG